The window GCAGATATCGCGGTATCTTTCCACTGTAATGCCTTCAATGATAAATCGAATGGCTCAGAGACGCTTTACTATAAACATAGTGCGAAAGGTATTCTTCTTGCCTCAGCAATACAGAAAGAAGTGGTTCATTGCCTTGGATTAAAAGATCGTGGTCTTAAACCCTGCGTGGCATCTTATAAAGGTAAAGCTGGCGACCGTGGTGGCTTACTTCTTCAGAAAACCTCAATGCCATGTGTGATTGTTGAGCCGTTCTTTATTGATAGCGATAGTTCGCTTGAGTTAGCACAAGAAAGGTTTGATGACCTGGCTAAAGCGTACGCCTTAGGCATTAAAAATTTTTTGGAAGGTGAGATATGAGCCTATTAACAAAAATCACGGATGTTATTGGCGGTTCATTATTTGGTTCGGTAAAGGAGCTGATAACAGATTACTTTCCACCGGATATGTCCCCTGAAAAGAAAGCAGAACTGCAGCGAAAAATAGATGAAATGGAATTTAAGAAACAGATAGCCATTCTTGAAGCTACTGCGGATGCTGAGAAAACGCTTAACCAGCGTATTGCTGAGCAAGAGGGGACAGCAAGTGATTTAAAGCAATTGCCAATCGTGGGGCGGATAGTTCTTTTTCTGCGCGGTCTTCAGCGCCCTATGT is drawn from Photobacterium profundum SS9 and contains these coding sequences:
- a CDS encoding N-acetylmuramoyl-L-alanine amidase; this translates as MKTIALIIGHSAKRGGAANKTHGINEFQFNEPLAHCVAEKLMLYGFEPIIVYRDSSYSKLPKKVNQTGADIAVSFHCNAFNDKSNGSETLYYKHSAKGILLASAIQKEVVHCLGLKDRGLKPCVASYKGKAGDRGGLLLQKTSMPCVIVEPFFIDSDSSLELAQERFDDLAKAYALGIKNFLEGEI